A single genomic interval of Portunus trituberculatus isolate SZX2019 chromosome 41, ASM1759143v1, whole genome shotgun sequence harbors:
- the LOC123516712 gene encoding uncharacterized protein LOC123516712: MGRDAASRGWLVARQGPRKGRPWQESLCPEMAPPREPERGPRGRQQKGGNFGQRISCEQGTVQQLVMVLSENPSFTMSLLNLLEYHNLQPKDVRQMVAYNGHLFQLQNDEVVLAPRLKLCDAHSSDSGCQDRKGCDSLHMCNKYVLGWCSEKEGCVLGHRWHTDHNLAILRRLSMEYVRYRVLHELLRRSHRRGQHGSRQQAGPLDVCKEYNNAGCNQPKCPSLHVCLSFVVGLTICTQDNCDLNHNLLNPACCHLLKLHQLPMNEAPRDVAMAILLANPGLKDRAKSHPIKAAARGQERKGNKAKKLQQEGNRKKQIPTKKGKKVSSSSSTESETESESDDDDSDDKGKKSHKVKSSHSSKAKSRKTSKQDSSKIIQTRARDETLKVNSYQNKTKKTVLRREQNRTLHLSQRHRRTLWAHYLQGDVADPRICYYSVETICRDEATGCPKLHCTTHFHWQVKEQDGRWINLPPKESLRIERAFCNPANDNVALSRLEPEKLDPSTTGLLLLLGRDIWQADFLSSKLTNSTKSKTLQLRRLCTEIIAGLALKASTYHWYFLDINKKWVKYGNMDTTSRQELVSSITSTDIENHYEKTPQQPLHFKNSRFSYILNFDSMTQTNQSTGVIR; the protein is encoded by the exons ATGGGGAGAGATGCGGCATCCAGAGGATGGTTGGTGGCGAGGCAGGGACCGAGGAAGGGCAGGCCCTGGCAGGAATCCTTATGTCCGGAGATGGCTCCTCCCAGGGAGCCAGAGCGAGGACCCCGAGGGCGCCAGCAAAAGGGAGGCAATTTCGGTCAGCGCATTTCCTGTGAGCAGGGTACAGTCCAGCAGTTGGTGATGGTACTGTCAGAGAACCCAAGCTTCACCATGAGTCTCCTTAACCTGCTGGAGTACCACAACCTGCAGCCCAAGGATGTGAGGCAAATGGTAGCCTATAATGGCCACTTGTTCCAACTACAGAACGATGAGGTGGTGCTTGCTCCCCGTCTGAAGCTGTGTGATGCCCATTCTAGTGACAGTGGGTGTCAGGATCGCAAGGGTTGTGACAGCCTTCACATGTGCAACAAGTATGTGCTAGGATGGTGCAGTGAAAAAGAGGGTTGTGTGTTGGGTCACAGGTGGCACACTGACCACAACCTGGCCATTCTCAGGCGGCTCTCCATGGAATATGTCAGGTATCGTGTACTACATGAACTGCTGCGAAGGAGCCACAGGCGGGGCCAACACGGGAGCCGACAACAGGCCGGACCTCTGGATGTGTGCAAGGAATACAACAACGCTGGATGTAACCAACCCAAATGCCCCAGCCTGCATGTGTGCCTCAGCTTCGTGGTGGGCCTCACTATCTGTACCCAGGACAACTGCGACCTGAACCATAACCTGCTGAACCCTGCTTGCTGTCACCTACTCAAACTTCACCAGCTGCCTATGAACGAGGCACCACGAGATGTGGCCATGGCCATCCTTCTGGCCAATCCTGGGCTGAAAGACAGAGCGAAGTCCCATCCCATCAAGGCTGCAGCTCGGGgtcaggaaagaaagggaaacaaggCAAAGAAACTCCAGCaggaagggaatagaaagaaacaaatccctacaaaaaagggaaagaaagtgagCTCATCTTCAAGTACTGAAAGTGAAACGGAAAGTGAAAGTGATGACGATGACTCAGAcgacaaagggaagaaaagtcaTAAAGTAAAAAGCTCACATTCTTCAAAGGCAAAATCTAGAAAGACCAGCAAACAAGATTCGTCAAAAATC ATTCAGACAAGGGCAAGGGACGAGACACTAAAGGTAAACAGTTACCAAAACAAGACCAAAAAGACAGTGCTTCGCCGGGAACAAAACCGCACGCTGCACCTAAGCCAGCGCCATCGCCGCACGCTGTGGGCCCACTACCTGCAGGGGGATGTTGCCGATCCACGGATCTGTTATTACTCGGTAGAAACCATATGTCGCGACGAGGCTACTGGCTGCCCAAAGCTTCACTGCACAACACACTTCCACTGGCAGGTGAAGGAGCAGGATGGTCGCTGGATCAACCTTCCTCCTAAAGAATCACTCAGAATCGAGAGGGCGTTCTGTAATCCTGCCAACGACAACGTAGCCCTATCTCGTCTTGAACCCGAAAAGCTGGATCCCTCTACAACTggtctcctcctgctgcttggCCGTGACATCTGGCAGGCTGACTTCCTCTCCAGTAAGCTCACTAACTCTACAAAAAGCAAAACGCTACAGCTGCGGCGCCTGTGTACAGAGATAATAGCCGGCCTGGCCCTCAAGGCATCAACCTACCACTGGTACTTCCTGGACATTAATAAGAAATGGGTGAAATACGGCAATATGGACACTACTAGCCGCCAAGAGCTGGTTAGCAGCATCACCTCAACAGACATCGAGAATCACTACGAGAAAACCCCACAGCAGCCTCTCCACTTCAAGAATTCTAGGTTCTCGTACATATTAAACTTTGACTCCATGACACAGACCAACCAGTCTACGGGAGTGATCCGG
- the LOC123516713 gene encoding protein mono-ADP-ribosyltransferase PARP12-like, whose protein sequence is MWTQTEPHLPKENKTKAASGSDLPSHWDDMQPEERSRLVTLATDSDEYKKVVKLLGTSVPPTNVVQVDRIQNPFMWCALQNKIKELTALYKNADSVNVRQLFHGTSDNVVASICNENFDWRLHGTAVGQAYGRGTYFGVDAATSYHYCRPGSNGNKHMFVARVAIGSAVVGNSGMARPPINPNTSMPYESTTNNISNPSMIIKYCKQEYYPEYLLTLK, encoded by the coding sequence ATGTGGACGCAGACCGAGCCACACCTCCCAAAGGAGAACAAGACCAAGGCGGCCTCTGGCTCAGACCTTCCATCTCACTGGGATGACATGCAACCTGAGGAACGCTCACGTCTTGTAACTTTGGCGACGGACTCAGATGAATACAAGAAGGTGGTGAAACTTCTAGGCACGAGTGTTCCCCCTACGAACGTAGTTCAAGTGGATCGCATTCAGAATCCATTTATGTGGTGTGCCTTGCAGAACAAGATCAAGGAACTGACAGCTTTGTATAAAAATGCAGATAGTGTGAACGTGCGACAGCTGTTCCATGGCACCTCAGACAACGTCGTGGCGAGCATCTGCAATGAAAACTTTGACTGGCGACTCCATGGCACGGCAGTTGGACAGGCTTATGGGAGAGGAACATACTTTGGTGTTGATGCAGCCACCTCTTACCATTACTGTCGCCCAGGATCTAATGGCAACAAACACATGTTTGTAGCAAGAGTGGCTATTGGCTCTGCGGTTGTAGGAAATTCTGGCATGGCACGGCCTCCCATCAACCCTAACACCTCCATGCCTTATGAATCCACTACAAACAATATCAGCAACCCCAGTATGATCATTAAGTACTGCAAACAGGAGTACTACCCAGAGTACCTTCTCACCCTCAAGTAG